From Fulvivirga lutea:
CAATCTGGTGAGTTAAATAGATTCAGCAATGAGTCTTTATCGGTAAAAAATGAAATAAAACTTTTTCCTAACCCAAGTGTTGATTTTCTGGAAGTGAAAATTGACAATTCCACATTAAAAGATGTTTCGTTCACTGTTCACAATATCATTGGAAACGTAGTGAATGTGGAAGTGGAAAAAGTATCAGACGACAAATTTAGACTACGTGTAGAAGACCTTTCACCAGGTTATTATCTACTAGCTATAAAAGACGAACAAAACGTGTTCAAAGAGACTTATAAATTCTTGAAACGATAGTTTATAAGGTTATTGAAATAGAAAACCCTGGCCAACTGGCCAGGGTTTTTTGATTATTAAAACTCTGCATTATCCGGTGTTCTTGGAAATGGAATCACATCTCTGATATTTCCCATGCCGGTTACAAACTGAATCATACGTTCGAAACCAAGACCGAAACCGCTATGTGGTGCTGAGCCAAATTTTCTTAAGTCGAGGTACCACCATAAATCTTCTTCAGGTATGCCTTGCTCTTCTACTTTAGCCTTTAGCACATCATACCGTTCTTCACGCTGAGATCCACCAATGATTTCACCAATGCCTGGAAAGAGAACATCCATTGCAGCTACTGTTTTACCATCATCATTGTGGCGCATATAAAAGGCTTTGATTTCCTTCGGGTAGTTGAAAAGTATTACCGGTTTCTTGAAATGTTTCTCCACTAAAAATCGCTCATGCTCAGACTGTAAATCGGCACCCCAGTCATTAATCAAGTATTGGAATTTCTTTTTCTTGTTTGGTTTAGAATTTCTGAGGATATCAATGGCTTCAGTATATGATAATCTCACAAACTCATTATCAACAATGAATTGAAGTCTTTCCAAAAGAGTCATTTCAGCACGCTCGTTTTGAGGCTTCGCCTTATCCTCTTCCTGAGCCCTGTTGTCTAAGAAAGCTAAATCATCTTTGCAGTTTTCTAAAGCATATCCTACCAGGTACTTTAAAAACTCTTCAGCAAGATTCATGTTATCTTCCAACTCATAAAAGGCCATTTCAGGCTCAATCATCCAAAATTCAGCCAGATGCCTGGAAGTGTTTGAGTTTTCAGCTCTGAATGTTGGGCCGAAAGTGTATACTTCAGAAAGAGCCATACATGCTGTTTCAACTTCTAATTGACCAGAAACAGTTAGATTGGTCTCCTTACCAAAAAAGTCTTCTTTATAATCAATTCTACCATCTTCCGTCCTAGGCACAGAATCAAGATCGAAATTAGTAACCTTAAACATCTCACCAGCACCTTCCGCATCAGATCCCGTGATTATGGGTGTATGAATATTGAAGAACCCTTTGTCTGTGAAGAATTTATGTACGGCAAAAATCATCGCATGACGAATGCGGTAAATAGCACCGAAAGTATTTGTTCTTGCTCTTAGGTGCGCAATTTCTCTAAGGAACTCCAAAGAGTGTTTCTTAGGCTGCAATGGAAATTTCTCAGGATCTGCATCCCCTAAAATCTCTAACTCTGCCACTTTAATTTCAACAGATTGGCCTTTACCTAATGATTCTACAACCTCACCATTAACGGAGATACATGCGCCAGTTGTTACTCGCTTTAAATGCTT
This genomic window contains:
- a CDS encoding T9SS type A sorting domain-containing protein, which gives rise to MKFLKYISIILIICTVSLDGLAQSGELNRFSNESLSVKNEIKLFPNPSVDFLEVKIDNSTLKDVSFTVHNIIGNVVNVEVEKVSDDKFRLRVEDLSPGYYLLAIKDEQNVFKETYKFLKR
- the asnS gene encoding asparagine--tRNA ligase, whose amino-acid sequence is MKRTKIIDVLDGAKVGTQVNVKGWVRTFRNNQFIAINDGSTINNVQAVVDFNSFDEKHLKRVTTGACISVNGEVVESLGKGQSVEIKVAELEILGDADPEKFPLQPKKHSLEFLREIAHLRARTNTFGAIYRIRHAMIFAVHKFFTDKGFFNIHTPIITGSDAEGAGEMFKVTNFDLDSVPRTEDGRIDYKEDFFGKETNLTVSGQLEVETACMALSEVYTFGPTFRAENSNTSRHLAEFWMIEPEMAFYELEDNMNLAEEFLKYLVGYALENCKDDLAFLDNRAQEEDKAKPQNERAEMTLLERLQFIVDNEFVRLSYTEAIDILRNSKPNKKKKFQYLINDWGADLQSEHERFLVEKHFKKPVILFNYPKEIKAFYMRHNDDGKTVAAMDVLFPGIGEIIGGSQREERYDVLKAKVEEQGIPEEDLWWYLDLRKFGSAPHSGFGLGFERMIQFVTGMGNIRDVIPFPRTPDNAEF